The Pyxidicoccus sp. MSG2 DNA segment GCAGCCGTCTTCATCTTCGAAGCCGTTCGTGTTCTCCGGCTGGGAGGCGCAGCGGTCGGCCAGGTTGAGGATGCCGTCCTGGTCGTCGTCGCCGTCCGCGCAGCCGTCGAGCTGGGCGAGGCCCTTGGAAGAGGGGCAGCGGTCCGCGACGTTCTTCACGCCGTCACCGTCCGCGTCGAGGTCGGGGCACCGCGCTACGTCGTACGACTGGCCCTCCACGCAGCGGGCCGCGCTGCCGGACTCCGGGCCGAAGGTCATGCCCGCGAGCACGCGGAAGTTCGGAGTGCCGGGCGTCTGGCCGAAGCCGGGGCCGCCCATGATGTACACCTCGGAGTCTGCGCCGGTGCGCGCACGCAGGCCGAGCAGCACCTCCATGGACTCCGGCGCGTCCGCGAACGGCAGGGTGCCGCGCACCACCAACTCCTCCTTGAGGCCGAAGAGGCCGGCGGAGAGGTTGACGCCGCCGTTCATCTCCACGCCCATCTCGTCGCGCAGCGGCTGCGTCGCGGGGGAAAGGGCGTACGTCTTGGTGCGCACCAGCGCGCCCACGTCCGCGCCCACGCGCCAGGTGCCGCCCAGCGCCTTGCCCAGGCCCACGCGCGGCGAGAAGACGAAGCCGTCGTCCTTGGTGAGCACCTCGGAGTTGCCCACGGGCAGCGCCACGCCCAGGTGCACGGCGAGGTCCAACGGCCCCTCATCCGCCTCGGAGAAGATGCCCGCACGGCCCTGCAGCCACGGGGTGCCGAGTCCCGCCGTCTCCGGCGTCGCCACGCCGAGCACCGAGGTGTCCGGGCCCCACTGCGTGACGATGGGCACCTGCGCGCCCAGCTCCAGCCAGTCGGTGACGGCATACGCGCCGCTCAGGTGCACCGTCACGCGGTCGCTGACGATGACGCCCTGCCGCTCGTCGCGCTCGAGGAGCACCAGCGGCTCGTTCTCGTAGTGCGCGGTGAGGGCGAGGCGATACTGGCCCTTGTCGAGCAGATCTCCGGTGGACAGCACGAGGCTGTCCTTCGCCGCGGGGTTGAGTTGCAGCCGCTCCAGCTCGATGCTGGGAATGCGCTGCGCCTGGGCCTGGACACTGGATGCCCAGAGGACCGCCAGTCCCCCAAGCCAGAAATGATTCCTACGTAGAAACAAGGCTTCCTCCACGTTCCGCGTGCCCCCCTCTGGTGCACGCGTCCCGCTCGCTGCTTACGGGGTTTGCGGCCCCTGTGCACGCATTGAGCCATGCGCAAGGGGGAGGCACCTTCCGAGGGAGATCTGCGCGAAACGGGCACCCGGGGCGCGCGGTGGGGCGGTTCCTGACGTGTCAAAGGCCCGGCGACACGTCACCCCGCGGCGCATTGACGCGTCAGCCAGGTGTCAGGACGGGTCTACACCCGTGCTGGAATCAGATTCTCAAAGACTGGGAGGCCCACCGCCTTGTTTGCGAGAGGCTTCTGTTGTCACCCCATGTCAGGGGCAACCCGGTGGACGGGGCTTCGCCCTGCCGCGAGTAGATGGGGAAGATCCGCGTCCCAGCCCCTCGGGGAGGTGCATCCCGGGCGGCCGCTCGTGGAGGGGAAGGTGGCCTTCGTGGACCGCACGCTGTGGGCCTCCGTGTACCGCGTCGCCATGGAGCCCTCGCGCCGCCGCGCGTCCCTGGCGGGACTCTCCATGGAGGCCCGCGAGCTGCT contains these protein-coding regions:
- a CDS encoding OmpA family protein → MFLRRNHFWLGGLAVLWASSVQAQAQRIPSIELERLQLNPAAKDSLVLSTGDLLDKGQYRLALTAHYENEPLVLLERDERQGVIVSDRVTVHLSGAYAVTDWLELGAQVPIVTQWGPDTSVLGVATPETAGLGTPWLQGRAGIFSEADEGPLDLAVHLGVALPVGNSEVLTKDDGFVFSPRVGLGKALGGTWRVGADVGALVRTKTYALSPATQPLRDEMGVEMNGGVNLSAGLFGLKEELVVRGTLPFADAPESMEVLLGLRARTGADSEVYIMGGPGFGQTPGTPNFRVLAGMTFGPESGSAARCVEGQSYDVARCPDLDADGDGVKNVADRCPSSKGLAQLDGCADGDDDQDGILNLADRCASQPENTNGFEDEDGCPDDPDTDKDGIADSKDSCPREAEDADGFEDTNGCPDPDNDADGIADARDACINEAGPKENRGCPDKDRDSDGLVDRLDNCPDEPGTEKNHGCKSKQLAQIGEGQIRVLETVYFENNKDLISPRSFKLLDTVANILATHPEIEKMRIEGHTDNTGNADYNRDLSQRRAEAVVKYLVGKSVAVERLEPKGFGPEKPIADNKTKEGRAKNRRVEFHIVGDAVGVTTQQGNPTADTIEK